One window from the genome of Flavobacteriales bacterium encodes:
- a CDS encoding VOC family protein: protein MKNTRLYLLFTFALLSSCHSSHPPIQRTFVAVIVEDMEISSEWYRTHFSLTEYDQRSVPERGLIQSNLINEHLHVELIQLDSAIDLEDSLANYGSNSKVEGLFKIGFVFADLAGFAKKHGHLEQLVHDPVSEAQTLVIKDPDGNRIQLFEK from the coding sequence ATGAAGAACACAAGACTGTACCTACTCTTCACCTTTGCCCTACTCAGTTCCTGCCATTCATCTCATCCTCCTATTCAGCGGACCTTCGTAGCTGTGATCGTAGAGGATATGGAGATTTCAAGCGAATGGTATCGCACACACTTCTCGCTGACCGAGTATGACCAACGCTCCGTTCCAGAACGCGGGTTGATCCAATCCAATCTGATCAATGAGCATCTCCATGTGGAACTGATCCAACTGGATAGCGCCATAGATCTGGAGGACTCACTGGCCAACTACGGGTCGAACTCCAAAGTAGAGGGTCTATTCAAGATCGGTTTTGTGTTTGCCGATCTAGCCGGATTTGCCAAAAAGCACGGGCATCTAGAACAATTGGTTCATGATCCTGTCAGTGAAGCTCAGACCTTGGTGATCAAAGATCCGGACGGAAATCGCATTCAACTATTTGAGAAATAG